The genomic interval AACTGTTTCGTTCGGGGGCGCTGGATCTGTTGAGTGATACCGATTGCGACCATCTGGCTCGTGTACCTGTTGCCCATATCGTGGATTATCGTGACGAAAACGAAGCGGCGCTGCGGCCCGATCGCCTGTGGGACGGCGCCCGTTACCATCAGGTGCCTGCTAACCCGTTGCGGCATGAAATCACGGCTAATCTGGAGTCGCTCGGTTCGGAAAAACTGGAAGCGTTCGATTCTCGCGCTTTTATGCTGGAGCTGTATCGTCGTCTGCCGTTCGGCAACCCAGCGTATCAGCATCTGGTGGCGCTGCTGCGGCAACCGGACGACGGCGCGCTGGTGCAACATTGCGCGGTGGGCAAGGATCGCACCGGTATCGGCTCGGCGCTGGTGCTGTTCGCGTTGGGTGCCGACGAACAGACCGTGATGGAAGATTATCTGTTGACGGAACGCACACTGACGCCGTTCCGCCGCCAACTGCTGGAAGACCTGGCCGCCAGCCTGAGCGAAAAGGCGCTACGGCGTTTTGACTTTGTGCTTTCCGCGCGGGAAGAGTTCCTGTCGATGGCGTTGCACACCATGCGTGAGCGCTATGGGTCGGTAGACGGCTGGTTGACGCAGGAGTTCGGGTTGGATGCGGGCGCCCGTGATGCGCTCAAAGCAAAATATCTGGAATAACGCCTCGTCCCCACCCCAGCGGCCCGTTAGGGCGCATTATCTGCGTCGGTTTGCTCGCTTTCCGCCAGTTCCGCCAATGTCAGCGGTTTGCGCGGAAAACGCGGATGGGCGTGCCCGGCGGCGGATACCCCTTTCATCTCGCGGTTTCGCCGGCGAGGATCCTGCATGATGTCGATTGCGGTGGTTTAATCGCGAAGACTCTTCGGACGCGCTGGTTTTGTCCGGATCAAAGACGAGGTTGTCGCAGCCCGATTATCTCAGCGACGTCTAGCGATTTTATTGGTTGCTCTTCTCTGCCGAAGACGGAGTCGCCTTTTGGAGAGTGGCGTTTGGGGGATGGAAAGCGTAGACATTGTGTGTTGTACCGGTTGGCGCCGTTTCTCTTGCATAGCGAGGATGCGGCCGACCCGTGTTGTATTGCGGGAATGAGCGATATACACCGTTAGGAATGAAAGGAGTGTCGATGAACGTTGATACCGATAACCGTTATGCCAGTTTGAGTGCGTTTTCTTCATTATCTCCCGCCGATGCGGGCGACAGCGCGTTTTCCTCCACGTTGCGCACCGCGCTTGCCAGTGCCGGGCTTGACAGTACCGGCCAAGATGTCGACGTGAAGCAGATTGATTTTTCCAACATGACGCGAGATGAGCTGAAAGATTGGATTAACGACAAATTGCAAAGCGGTGAAATGACGTTCGACGAGAGCACGACGTTCGTATCGATGACGGTGAATGGACTGTCTGCTGCGGGCAACGGCATTAATAACAATAACGCCGAGGGTACGTTTAATTACCGACAGATGATCCAAGACGGGCTCGACAACGCGCTGAGTCATGGCGATCAGGCATCCGTCGCCAGTCTGCAATCCGTGCTGAGTATCATGCAGCGCTATCAGGGCGAACAAACCGACCCGTATTCGCAGTCCGGCGTTGATATCACGGCATGAACTGCTGAGTGGAAAACAAACCGGGAGGCATTGGCTCCCGGTTTGTCGTGACAGACGATGCAAGCCGCCTGTCAGCCGGTGTTGCGCATTCCGGCGGCCACGCCGGCGATCGTGACCATCAGCGCCTGTTCCACCTGCGGATCCAACGTGTCCTGTTGACGCGAACGGTGCAACAGTTCCGCCTGTAGCACGTTGAGCGGGTCGGTATAGACGTTACGCAACGCGATGGATTCAGCGATCCACGGCAGGTCGGCCATCAGATGGTCGTCGTTGGAAATGGTCAGCACTGCTTTGATGTCTTTTTCCAATTGTTCGCGCAGCTGTTGGCCCAGCGGCCACAGTGTTTCATCCACCAGTCGCTGATCGTAATACTCCGCCAGCCACAGGTCGGCTTTGGCGAATACCATTTCCAGCATGCCGATACGGGTGGAGAAGAACGGCCAGTCGCGGCACATGGTTTCCAGCTGATCCTGATGACCGTCGTCGATCACCTTTTGCAACGCCGCGCCGGCGCCAAGCCAGGCGGGCAGCATCAGGCGGTTTTGGGTCCAGGCGAAGATCCACGGAATGGCGCGCAGGCTTTCCACGCCGCCGTTGGGGCGACGTTTGGCCGGACGCGAACCCAGCGGCAGTTTGCCCAGCTCCAGCTCCGGCGTTGCTGCGCGGAAATAAGGGACGAAGCCGGGGTTTTCACGCACGTAGCCGCGGTACATATCGCAGGAAATGCGCGACAGCTCGTCCATGATGTGATGCCACTCCTGTTTCGGTTCCGGCGGCGGCAGCAGGTTGGCTTCCAGAATCGCCGAGGTATAGAGCGACAAACTGCTGATGGTGACTTCCGGCAGGCCGAACTTGAAGCGGATCATTTCGCCCTGTTCGGTGACGCGCAACCCGCCTTTCAGGCTGCCTGGCGGTTGGGAGAGCAACGCGGCGTGTGCGGGAGCCCCCCCACGGCCGATCGAACCGCCGCGGCCGTGAAACAAGGTCAGGGCGATGCCGAATTTATCGCAGGTTTTGATCAGCGCGTCCTGCGCACGGTACTGCGCCCAGGAGGCGGCCATCACGCCGGCGTCTTTGGCGGAGTCGGAATAACCGATCATCACCATCTGACGACCCTGGATGAAGCCGCGATACCAGTCGATATTCAGCAACTGCGTCATCACGCTGTCGGCGTTGTTGAGGTCGTCGAGGGTTTCGAACAGCGGCGCTACCGGCAGTGCGTAAGGGCAACCGGCTTCTTTCAGCAACAGATGAACCGCCAGCACATCGGACGGCGTGCGCGCCATGGAAATGACGTAGGAGGCAATGGCATCGCGCGGCGTTTCGGCGATCACCTGGCAGGTTTCCAGCACTTCGCGGGTTTCGGCGCTGGGTTCCCATTGACGCGGCAGTAGCGGACGTTTGGAATTCAG from Musicola paradisiaca NCPPB 2511 carries:
- a CDS encoding tyrosine-protein phosphatase, which encodes MTASSFHHPSLLPLDGGVNFRDLGGILVSDGRRVRSGKLFRSGALDLLSDTDCDHLARVPVAHIVDYRDENEAALRPDRLWDGARYHQVPANPLRHEITANLESLGSEKLEAFDSRAFMLELYRRLPFGNPAYQHLVALLRQPDDGALVQHCAVGKDRTGIGSALVLFALGADEQTVMEDYLLTERTLTPFRRQLLEDLAASLSEKALRRFDFVLSAREEFLSMALHTMRERYGSVDGWLTQEFGLDAGARDALKAKYLE
- the ppc gene encoding phosphoenolpyruvate carboxylase, with translation MNEKYSAMRSNVSMLGKLLGDTIKDALGENILDRVETIRKLSKASRAGSEKHRQELLTTLQNLSNDELLPVARAFSQFLNLTNTAEQYHSISPHGEAAGNPGMLADAFRSLKSRDNLSDSAIREAVESLSIELVLTAHPTEITRRTLIHKLVEVNTCLSQLDHNDLADYERHQIMRRLRQLIAQYWHTDEIRRDRPTPVDEARWGFAVVENSLWDGVPAFLRELDEQLENAFGFRLPVESVPVRFTSWMGGDRDGNPNVTSEITRHVLLLSRWKAADLFLRDIQVLVSELSMTQCTPAFRQWLGCGEEEQEPYRVVMKHLRAQLRETLTYLTAQVKGEAAAPPKDLITHNQQLWEPLYACYQSLHACGMGIIADGQLLDTLRRVRCFGVPLVRIDVRQESTRHTEAIAEITRYLGLGDYENWSESDKQAFLIRELNSKRPLLPRQWEPSAETREVLETCQVIAETPRDAIASYVISMARTPSDVLAVHLLLKEAGCPYALPVAPLFETLDDLNNADSVMTQLLNIDWYRGFIQGRQMVMIGYSDSAKDAGVMAASWAQYRAQDALIKTCDKFGIALTLFHGRGGSIGRGGAPAHAALLSQPPGSLKGGLRVTEQGEMIRFKFGLPEVTISSLSLYTSAILEANLLPPPEPKQEWHHIMDELSRISCDMYRGYVRENPGFVPYFRAATPELELGKLPLGSRPAKRRPNGGVESLRAIPWIFAWTQNRLMLPAWLGAGAALQKVIDDGHQDQLETMCRDWPFFSTRIGMLEMVFAKADLWLAEYYDQRLVDETLWPLGQQLREQLEKDIKAVLTISNDDHLMADLPWIAESIALRNVYTDPLNVLQAELLHRSRQQDTLDPQVEQALMVTIAGVAAGMRNTG